One window of Denticeps clupeoides unplaced genomic scaffold, fDenClu1.1, whole genome shotgun sequence genomic DNA carries:
- the LOC114783597 gene encoding protein unc-119 homolog A-like yields METGTALFEITKPPSIGSDGKRTFDSNAGRFVRYQFTPAFLQLRQVGATVEFTVGDIPINNFRMIERHYFREQLLKSFDFEFGFCIPNSKNTCEHIYEFPPLSEEIMREMIRYPYETQSDSFYFVDNKLVMHNKADYSYSGGP; encoded by the exons ATGGAAACGGGAACAGCCTTGTTCGAGATCACCAAGCCCCCATCCATCGGTTCAG ATGGAAAAAGGACTTTCGACTCAAACGCTGGCCGTTTTGTTCGTTACCAGTTCACGCCTGCCTTCCTGCAGCTACGCCAAGTTGGAGCCAC AGTTGAGTTCACTGTTGGCGACATTCCTATCAACAATTTCCGAATGATCGAAAGGCACTACTTCCGAGAGCAGCTCCTCAAGAGTTTTGATTTCGAGTTCGGATTCTGCATCCCCAACAGCAAAAACACGTGTGAACACATTTACGAGTTCCCTCCCCTCTCTGAGGAAATCA TGCGAGAGATGATTCGATACCCATATGAGACACAGTCTGACAGCTTCTACTTTGTGGACAACAAGCTGGTGATGCACAACAAAGCAGATTATTCCTATAGTGGTGGTCCCTAG
- the LOC114783589 gene encoding vitronectin-like — MWFPLLLLFLSHSYAADESCVGRCQNGFDPLRKCQCDNMCRYHGSCCIDFDTSCRHKVTRGDTFVDSEDEQMSNINYTTLPPMTSRAPTTPVPTTTQPPTPHPDPDAVTCSGRPFDAFMQLKNGSIYAFRGEYFFELDDRSVKPGYPKLIKDVWGIAGPIDAAFTRINCQGKTYIFKGNKYWRFDDGILEEDYPRDISVGFNKIPDDVDAAFAIPAPGHHGKEKVYFFKGDQYYQYEFQHQPSHEECVRLTKSSPSLLFSRYTDMYCNDGWDSLFTLLFQGLEGHHKGPRFISKDWVGIKPPIDAAMVGRLYISVPPTSAPAAGKGRRKGWRKRKGRRGQKSRRSRSLFWEDFFLDYEERYDDARKLSSELEYTDYELTQENSMPVQNVFFFKKDKYYRVDLQTKQIDYVTPPYPRPIAKYWLGCKDLAEK; from the exons ATGTGGTTCCCACTGCTGTTGCTGTTCTTGTCGCATTCGTATGCTGCCGATG AGTCATGTGTTGGCCGCTGCCAGAATGGCTTTGACCCTCTTAGAAAGTGCCAGTGTGACAACATGTGCAGGTACCATGGAAGCTGCTGCATTGACTTTGACACGTCATGTCGCCATAAAG TCACTCGTGGGGACACGTTTGTGGACAGTGAAGATGAACAGATGAGCAACATTAATTACACCACCCTTCCTCCAATGACCAGCCGTGCCCCAACCACACCAGTGCCAACCACCACCCAACCTCCCACTCCTCACCCCGACCCTGATGCAGTCACCTGCAGTGGGCGGCCCTTCGATGCATTTATGCAGCTTAAGAATGGCTCCATCTATGCATTCAGGG gtgaaTATTTTTTTGAGCTGGATGACCGGTCAGTGAAACCTGGTTACCCTAAACTCATTAAAGATGTGTGGGGTATAGCTGGTCCTATAGATGCAGCTTTCACCAGAATCAACTGTCAAGGAAAGACTTACATCTTCAAG GGCAATAAGTACTGGCGCTTCGATGATGGCATTCTGGAAGAAGATTATCCTCGAGATATATCCGTGGGCTTTAACAAGATTCCTGATGATGTGGATGCTGCATTTGCCATCCCGGCCCCAGGGCATCATGGGAAAGAAAAGGTGTATTTCTTTAAAG GTGACCAGTACTACCAGTATGAGTTCCAGCACCAGCCCTCACATGAGGAGTGTGTCCGCCTCACCAAATCCTCACCATCCCTGCTCTTCAGCCGATACACAGACATGTACTGCAATGACGGCTGGGACAGCCTCTTCACACTACTCTTCCAGGGCC TTGAAGGGCATCACAAAGGCCCACGTTTTATTTCAAAGGACTGGGTGGGGATCAAGCCACCAATAGATGCAGCCATGGTTGGTCGCCTGTACATCAGTGTCCCGCCCACCtcagctcctgctgctggaaAAGGCCGACGCAAGGgctggaggaaaagaaaaggcagACGGGGTCAGAAATCCAGACGCTCCCGTTCGCTCTTCTGGGAAGATTTTTTTCTGGACTATGAGGAAAG GTACGATGATGCCAGGAAGCTCAGTTCTGAGCTGGAATACACAGACTACGAGCTGACGCAGGAGAACAGCATGCCGGTCCAGAACGTCTTCTTCTTTAAGAAAG ataaATATTACAGAGTGGACCTTCAAACCAAACAGATTGACTATGTAACCCCTCCATATCCAAGACCCATAGCAAAATACTGGCTAGGATGCAAAGACCTGGCAGAGAAATGA
- the LOC114783576 gene encoding solute carrier family 13 member 2-like: protein MDGFMKWLWSHRNYLIIFLTPILFLPLPLIIPRPEAKCGFAIIVMAVYWCTECLPLAVTALLPVILFPMMGIMESGEVCVQYLKDSNMLFIGGLLVAIAVENWNLHKRIALKVLLLVGVRPALLMMGFMVVTAFLSMWISNTATTAMMLPIAQAILAQLSATEAEADELELRGGHNNHAFQLEDVSESKPPLEKFEKMAADEESAVHSALERRRQAREQKYLLLAKGMSLCVCYSASIGGTATLTGTTPNLILKGQMDDIYPQNNDIINFASWFGFAFPNMVLMLVLAWLWLQFMYLGLNLKKSFGCGSDNPGDRDAYRVMKEEYRKLGHMTFAEGAVLCIFVLLVVLWFTREPGFMPGWASVFNGSGQYVTDGTVAIFMSMLFFIIPSRFPQFSFSSGRQQVQAPTPLLQWSVVHERMPWNIILLLGGGFALASGSEESGLSVWLGQCLVPLKSIPPFAISIILCLLVGTFTECSSNTATTTLFLPILASMATAIELHPLYIMLPCTISASLAFMLPVATPPNAIAFSYGQLKVMDMAKAGCALNIIGILTINLAINTWGKAMFHLDTFPDWARNTTRAS from the exons ATGGATGGATTTATGAAGTGGCTGTGGAGCCATCGGAACTACCTGATCATCTTCCTCACACCCATTCTTTTCCTGCCTTTGCCTCTCATCATTCCAAGACCC GAGGCAAAATGTGGCTTTGCCATTATTGTGATGGCTGTGTACTGGTGTACAGAGTGCCTGCCACTGGCTGTCACTGCACTGCTGCCTGTGATCCTTTTCCCTATGATGGGCATCATGGAGTCTGGGGAG GTCTGTGTTCAGTACCTGAAAGACTCCAACATGCTGTTCATTGGTGGTTTGCTGGTAGCAATTGCCGTGGAAAACTGGAACCTGCATAAGCGCATAGCCCTGAAAGTTCTCCTGCTGGTTGGAGTGCGTCCTGCTTT GCTCATGATGGGCTTCATGGTGGTGACAGCCTTCCTGTCCATGTGGATCAGTAAcacggccaccactgccatgatgCTCCCCATTGCCCAGGCAATTCTAGCCCAGCTGAGTGCCACTGAGGCTGAGGCTGATGAGCTGGAGCTGCGTGGTGGACACAACAACCACGCCTTCCAGCTGGAGGACGTCTCAGAGTCCAAACCACCACTGGAGAAATTTGAGA AAATGGCCGCTGATGAGGAGAGCGCTGTTCACTCAgcgctggagaggaggaggcaggCACGGGAGCAGAAATACCTCCTCCTGGCCAAAGGCATGAGTTTGTGCGTCTGCTACTCAGCCAGCATCGGGGGTACGGCCACCCTGACAGGCACAACCCCCAACCTCATCCTCAAAGGCCAGATGGACGA CATCTACCCCCAAaacaatgacatcatcaactTTGCTAGCTGGTTTGGCTTTGCCTTCCCCAACATGGTTCTgatgctggtcctggcctggctGTGGCTGCAGTTCATGTATCTGGGTTTGAA CTTAAAGAAGTCCTTTGGTTGTGGCTCGGACAATCCTGGCGACCGTGATGCCTACCGGGTCATGAAAGAGGAGTACAGGAAGttgggtcacatgacttttgcaGAGGGTGCAGTGctctgtatttttgtgttgcTGGTGGTGCTCTGGTTCACCCGTGAGCCTGGATTTATGCCTGGGTGGGCGTCCGTGTTCAACGGGAGTGGCCA GTATGTTACAGATGGAACTGTAGCCATTTTCATGTCCATGCTGTTCTTCATCATCCCATCCCGCTTTCCTCAGTTCTCCTTTTCATCGGGAC GTCAGCAAGTGCAGGCGCCAACTCCACTGCTGCAGTGGTCAGTGGTGCATGAGCGGATGCCCTGGAACATCATTCTGCTGCTGGGTGGAGGCTTCGCTTTGGCCAGTGGCAGCGAA GAGTCTGGTCTGTCCGTGTGGTTGGGCCAGTGCCTGGTACCACTGAAAAGCATCCCGCCCTTTGCCATCTCCATCATCCTGTGCCTTCTGGTGGGCACCTTCACAGAGTGTTCAAGtaacacagccaccaccacgCTTTTCCTCCCAATCCTGGCATCCATG gCCACGGCCATTGAGCTCCACCCACTGTACATCATGCTGCCCTGCACCATCAGTGCCTCCCTTGCCTTCATGCTGCCAGTGGCCACGCCTCCCAATGCCATTGCTTTCTCCTATGGTCAGCTTAAAGTGATGGACATG GCAAAAGCCGGATGTGCCCTAAACATCATCGGAATCCTTACAATTAACCTGGCTATCAACACGTGGGGCAAGGCCATGTTCCACCTGGACACATTTCCTGACTGGGCACGAAACACAACTCGAGCTTCCTGA